The following are from one region of the Capsicum annuum cultivar UCD-10X-F1 chromosome 1, UCD10Xv1.1, whole genome shotgun sequence genome:
- the LOC107867887 gene encoding uncharacterized protein LOC107867887 isoform X1, which translates to MSSRQDSDVDDDFSDLYKEYTGPVRSNTTKPQDKTVTERRPHVGSDEEEEDARDPNAVPTDFTSREAKVWEAKSKATERNWKKRKEEEMICKICGESGHFTQGCPSTLGASRKSQDFFERVPARENHVKALFTEKVINQIEKDVGCKIKLEEKFIIVSGKDRLILRKGVDAVHKIKEEADKKGPSSSQVSRSRSPERRSPVRSRSPVRSRMARSDSQRSNHSPQSASQLHHRYGRQEKVVDDRGHDDFHKIARGNSQARAYGNDGARGRSSLSKSPARPAYMSNSYSSYDGHGQGRDIYRSDGWDASRRGSDMKPNRDFDHPVPQSLESVELEYQKDAIDLGRIRDKEEDEENHKHREAIREIRGNYMKKLAVLRVEHAKQWEEFLQLDALRRQQLAEQRMSTSGFGGYNQQSYQEYENSAANPHYSGPNIPMEPRGRYPNPMDNYHPSRPHDSYDFQRQRRDDFGKAYNRY; encoded by the exons ATGTCTAGTAGGCAAGATTCAGATGTTGATGATGATTTCAGTGATCTTTACAAGGAATATACTGGACCTGTTAGATCCAACACAACAAAGCCACAAGATAAAACAGTGACAGAAAGGAGGCCTCATGTTGGTTCAGATGAGGAAGAAGAGGATGCCCGCGACCCCAATGCTGTCCCGACGGATTTTACTAGCAGGGAAGCGAAGGTTTGGGAAGCTAAATCCAAAGCAACTGAGAGAAACTGGAAGAAACGGAAGGAGGAAGAAATGATTTGTAAAATATGTGGAGAGTCAGGCCACTTTACTCAG GGATGTCCATCTACTCTAGGAGCGAGTCGCAAGTCTCAAGATTTCTTTGAGAGAGTGCCTGCAAGGGAAAACCATGTGAAAGCTTTATTCACTGAGAAAGTTATAAATCAAATTGAAAAGGATGTTGGCTGCAAAATCAAACTAGAGGAGAAGTTTATTATCGTCAGCGGGAAGGACAGATTGATCCTAAGAAAAGGAGTGGATGCTGTGCATAAAATTAAAGAAGAGGCTGACAAAAAGGGTCCTTCTAGTTCTCAGGTGTCCCGATCAAGGTCACCTGAGCGCCGAAGTCCTGTCAGATCTCGTAGTCCTGTCAGATCTCGTATGGCACGTTCTGATTCTCAGAGATCCAATCACAGTCCCCAGAGTGCATCACAGTTGCACCATAGGTATGGAAGACAAGAGAAGGTCGTTGATGATCGCGGTCATGATGATTTTCACAAAATTGCAAGGGGTAATTCACAAG CAAGAG CTTATGGTAATGATGGAGCTAGAGGTCGATCAAGCCTGTCAAAGTCTCCTGCACGCCCCGCTTATATGAGTAACTCGTATAGTTCATATGATGGTCATGGTCAGGGCAGGGATATCTATAGATCTGATGGTTGGGATGCGAGTAGACGTGGATCTGACATGAAACCTAACCGTGATTTTGACCACCCCGTTCCACAATCAttggagagtgttgaattggaaTACCAAAAGGACGCCATAGATCTAGGAAGAATTCGGGAcaaggaagaagatgaagaaaatcaTAAGCATAGAGAG GCCATCAGGGAAATAAGAGGAAACTACATGAAGAAATTGGCCGTCCTTAGAGTTGAACATGCAAAGCAATGGGAAGAGTTTCTTCAACTTGATGCACTAAGGAGGCAACAGCTGGCAGAACAACGTATGTCAACCTCTGGGTTTGGTGGTTACAATCAACAGAGTTATCAAGAGTATGAGAACTCTGCAGCTAATCCACATTATTCTGGGCCCAACATACCAATGGAACCAAGGGGAAGGTATCCAAACCCTATGGATAACTACCACCCATCAAGGCCACATGACAGTTACGACTTTCAGCGTCAGAGGCGTGATGATTTTGGGAAAGCCTATAATCGGTACTAG
- the LOC107867887 gene encoding uncharacterized protein LOC107867887 isoform X2, producing the protein MSSRQDSDVDDDFSDLYKEYTGPVRSNTTKPQDKTVTERRPHVGSDEEEEDARDPNAVPTDFTSREAKVWEAKSKATERNWKKRKEEEMICKICGESGHFTQGCPSTLGASRKSQDFFERVPARENHVKALFTEKVINQIEKDVGCKIKLEEKFIIVSGKDRLILRKGVDAVHKIKEEADKKGPSSSQVSRSRSPERRSPVRSRSPVRSRMARSDSQRSNHSPQSASQLHHRYGRQEKVVDDRGHDDFHKIARGNSQAYGNDGARGRSSLSKSPARPAYMSNSYSSYDGHGQGRDIYRSDGWDASRRGSDMKPNRDFDHPVPQSLESVELEYQKDAIDLGRIRDKEEDEENHKHREAIREIRGNYMKKLAVLRVEHAKQWEEFLQLDALRRQQLAEQRMSTSGFGGYNQQSYQEYENSAANPHYSGPNIPMEPRGRYPNPMDNYHPSRPHDSYDFQRQRRDDFGKAYNRY; encoded by the exons ATGTCTAGTAGGCAAGATTCAGATGTTGATGATGATTTCAGTGATCTTTACAAGGAATATACTGGACCTGTTAGATCCAACACAACAAAGCCACAAGATAAAACAGTGACAGAAAGGAGGCCTCATGTTGGTTCAGATGAGGAAGAAGAGGATGCCCGCGACCCCAATGCTGTCCCGACGGATTTTACTAGCAGGGAAGCGAAGGTTTGGGAAGCTAAATCCAAAGCAACTGAGAGAAACTGGAAGAAACGGAAGGAGGAAGAAATGATTTGTAAAATATGTGGAGAGTCAGGCCACTTTACTCAG GGATGTCCATCTACTCTAGGAGCGAGTCGCAAGTCTCAAGATTTCTTTGAGAGAGTGCCTGCAAGGGAAAACCATGTGAAAGCTTTATTCACTGAGAAAGTTATAAATCAAATTGAAAAGGATGTTGGCTGCAAAATCAAACTAGAGGAGAAGTTTATTATCGTCAGCGGGAAGGACAGATTGATCCTAAGAAAAGGAGTGGATGCTGTGCATAAAATTAAAGAAGAGGCTGACAAAAAGGGTCCTTCTAGTTCTCAGGTGTCCCGATCAAGGTCACCTGAGCGCCGAAGTCCTGTCAGATCTCGTAGTCCTGTCAGATCTCGTATGGCACGTTCTGATTCTCAGAGATCCAATCACAGTCCCCAGAGTGCATCACAGTTGCACCATAGGTATGGAAGACAAGAGAAGGTCGTTGATGATCGCGGTCATGATGATTTTCACAAAATTGCAAGGGGTAATTCACAAG CTTATGGTAATGATGGAGCTAGAGGTCGATCAAGCCTGTCAAAGTCTCCTGCACGCCCCGCTTATATGAGTAACTCGTATAGTTCATATGATGGTCATGGTCAGGGCAGGGATATCTATAGATCTGATGGTTGGGATGCGAGTAGACGTGGATCTGACATGAAACCTAACCGTGATTTTGACCACCCCGTTCCACAATCAttggagagtgttgaattggaaTACCAAAAGGACGCCATAGATCTAGGAAGAATTCGGGAcaaggaagaagatgaagaaaatcaTAAGCATAGAGAG GCCATCAGGGAAATAAGAGGAAACTACATGAAGAAATTGGCCGTCCTTAGAGTTGAACATGCAAAGCAATGGGAAGAGTTTCTTCAACTTGATGCACTAAGGAGGCAACAGCTGGCAGAACAACGTATGTCAACCTCTGGGTTTGGTGGTTACAATCAACAGAGTTATCAAGAGTATGAGAACTCTGCAGCTAATCCACATTATTCTGGGCCCAACATACCAATGGAACCAAGGGGAAGGTATCCAAACCCTATGGATAACTACCACCCATCAAGGCCACATGACAGTTACGACTTTCAGCGTCAGAGGCGTGATGATTTTGGGAAAGCCTATAATCGGTACTAG